Proteins encoded in a region of the Pseudothermotoga elfii DSM 9442 = NBRC 107921 genome:
- the glyA gene encoding serine hydroxymethyltransferase, translating to MWDHLKVTDSEVHDLLIGELKRQEYGLELIASENFASVAVMEAMGSILTNKYAEGYPAKRYYGGCEWVDKIEDLARERAKQLFKVKYANVQPHSGSQANMAAYLSIAEPGDVLMGMSLSHGGHLTHGASVNFSGKLFKVIQYGVNPETEMINYDEVRSMALQYKPKIIVAGGSAYSRIIDFKKFREIADEAGAYLVVDMAHFAGLVAAGLYPNPAEYAHIVTSTTHKTLRGPRGGLILTNDAEIYKAVNKTVFPGTQGGPLMHVIAAKAVCFKEAMSSGFVEYQKQVIANAKTLANELSSMGLRIVSGGTDTHLMLVDLTPLNVTGKAAEKALEKCGVTVNKNTIPNETRSPFVASGIRIGTPAVTTRGMREKEMKKIAELIFEVLKNVLDEEGNIPPHIQANVQMAVKKLCEEFPLYVDKIII from the coding sequence ATGTGGGATCATTTAAAAGTAACCGATTCAGAAGTTCACGATTTACTCATAGGAGAACTGAAAAGGCAGGAATATGGATTAGAATTAATTGCTTCAGAAAATTTCGCATCAGTTGCTGTTATGGAAGCTATGGGAAGCATCCTGACAAACAAATATGCTGAAGGGTATCCTGCAAAACGCTATTATGGTGGATGTGAATGGGTAGATAAAATAGAAGACCTTGCAAGAGAAAGGGCCAAGCAGCTTTTCAAAGTCAAATATGCCAATGTTCAGCCACACTCTGGTTCCCAGGCGAACATGGCTGCCTACCTTTCAATTGCAGAGCCCGGAGATGTTCTAATGGGTATGAGCCTTTCTCATGGTGGTCATTTAACTCATGGAGCAAGCGTTAATTTCTCAGGCAAACTGTTCAAAGTAATACAGTATGGGGTAAATCCAGAAACCGAGATGATAAATTATGATGAAGTCAGAAGTATGGCCCTTCAATATAAGCCAAAGATAATCGTAGCAGGAGGAAGTGCTTATTCGAGAATTATAGATTTTAAGAAATTTCGCGAAATAGCTGACGAAGCTGGTGCTTACCTTGTGGTTGATATGGCACATTTTGCTGGTTTAGTTGCTGCAGGATTATATCCCAACCCCGCTGAATATGCTCACATAGTTACTTCCACTACCCACAAAACTTTAAGAGGGCCTCGGGGTGGATTGATATTAACAAATGATGCAGAAATCTACAAAGCCGTTAACAAGACCGTTTTTCCCGGGACACAGGGTGGGCCATTGATGCATGTTATTGCCGCTAAAGCTGTGTGTTTTAAAGAAGCTATGAGCTCTGGTTTTGTGGAGTACCAAAAACAGGTAATTGCCAATGCAAAAACGCTGGCAAATGAACTTTCCAGCATGGGTTTACGGATAGTCTCAGGCGGTACCGATACTCATCTCATGCTGGTGGATCTGACTCCATTAAACGTGACGGGTAAAGCAGCAGAAAAAGCTCTTGAAAAATGTGGCGTAACAGTAAACAAAAACACTATTCCAAATGAAACGCGATCTCCTTTTGTAGCCAGCGGTATCAGAATCGGCACTCCGGCTGTTACAACGCGTGGTATGAGAGAAAAAGAAATGAAAAAAATAGCAGAGCTTATATTTGAGGTCCTGAAAAATGTGCTTGACGAAGAGGGAAATATACCCCCTCATATTCAAGCGAATGTGCAAATGGCCGTTAAAAAATTGTGCGAGGAGTTTCCGCTTTATGTAGATAAAATCATTATTTAG